TTTATCATTGTTATATCTGTTTTGTTTGTACTTGTAGGAAATATATCTCTTTTCAGTGGAAAATATAATGATTTAGAAGTGATTAGAGAATGAAACTAATTATTCATATGACAACTGCGACAACTATTGTTACTTTTCTACAGTAACTAAATAAATATGAATGTTATATGTGAATTCATTTATGCCATCAATTGTTTCCGCTAATTCAAAATGAAAGGAGTGGAAGGTAAATGCATTCTTTAAACGCCACAGAATCCCTTTGGACTGATGAATCCGTAGAAAATTTGGAAACGAGAGAAGAGTATGGTTGTTTCTGCTTCTCCATTTGTTTCTCACTATGCTTCTGTTTCTGTTTCTAATTTAAACTAAATATTTCTAACTGGTTAGGTTTTCTTGGTAACAATAGTTGTGATATTCGTTCAAAGTAGTTAACCAGTTAGAAATATGAAGAAAGCAGTATGTTAGTACTTTTAAGCAGGAGCAAGGGGAGTAAACTTGAACCTGCTTAATTATTTTTTGGGGTGAAAAGTAAGGAGGGAGAAAGTTATGATTCCATTAGTTGTATTAGTTGTTGTATTTGCTTTATTGACTATAACGCTATCATGTTTATGGCTCTACAACGATTGTTTGTATCGAGGGATAAATCCTTGGATTTGGGTATTATTAATGATTGCGACCACTCCCATATTGGGATTCATTTTATATTCGCTTATCGGAAAAAGAGGAATATCAATTACGGGTAAGTCTATAAAGAATAAGTATATAGGATCTGCGGTTTTTATTACCATACTGTTGCTAATCTTTTCAAGTATCGGATTGGCATTTTATTCAGTGACATAAGTAGTACAGTTAGATTTAGCTGAGAGTGCTCTGTAGAGTTTCTACAGAGCTTTTTATTATTGTATAGTTCATTTCATTATTTTACCGGCTATGTTACTATGTCTACGATCTAAAAGGAATAATTTTGAATCGTAGGAGGGTTTTATGGAAATCGGTGCGATCACTTTTATTGTAAAAGACATGGAAAAGATGGTTACATTCTATCGGGATGTCATGAACATGGCTTTGGAATGGGATGGCGGCGTATTTACCGGGGTCCAGCTTAAGAGTGGTGTGTTCTTTAATTTATGCCAGCGGGATGTGCTTAGTATCTCAGGGCTAGGTTATCCTAATGGGTTGAATGGGACAATGGAGGTCTCATTTGGCGTTCCCTCGCCTGAGGAGGTCGACAAGGAATTTGATCGTCTGGTGACTGCCGGTGCAACGCCTATAAAAGAACCTATTTCGCAGCCTTACGGGTTGCGTGAAGCTGTTGTGGCTGACCCAGAAGGCAATTTGCTTGAGATCGTAGCGGGCATTCCAGAAAATTAATATCTGCGAACAACCGAGCGAAAGGAGGGACACTTTTGAGAACCCCAATAACTAACGTAAACTGGTTAGAACACCAAGAAATCATCATGCACGACTTACTCATTCAAGAAGCCACTTTAACCACCTATCCGATGGATGATGGCTTTGAAGCTGAGGTTCTAAAGATCAGTTCAGGCCAGGAAAGCTTTGTTTTGAAAACATGGAGTAAGAGCTCCAAACCAGATGTTCAGTTTCAATATCGATTATTGGAGGTCCTGTCCGAACGAGGAGTAGCCGTCTCTAAGCCAGTGGGCTGGGGGATTAATCCGGATGGGGATAAGGTGTTGTTAACAAGCTTTGACGGAACGCCAATTCTTAAAGTGAATGATAAGACAATGAAGAAGCTCGCGAGCATTTTAGCCAGAATTCATCAAATAGATATTGCTGAGCTTGAACATATACAACTACCTAAGTACGACTTCGTCGATTACTTTTTTCCTGAAGTGAGCGAGCACGCAGATCTTAAACAAGCACTGATTTCTCTGGTAAAGAAAACGCCAATGAAACAGGACCATATCATTCATGGAGATTTTCACTTAGGAAATATAGTTGAGGAACAAGAGCGGTTTACCGTCATTGACTGGACGAACGGCCAGTTGGGAGACCCAAGATATGATTTTGCATGGTCATTTATTCTGCTGAAAATCCACCTATCTGAGCGTTATGCCCGTGTGTTTCGTTCTGCTTATCTATTGGAGAATGACATGGAGCAGGAAGAGCTTGAGGTCTTTGAAGCATGGGCTTGTCTTAGATGGATCTTGCTGAATAGACGAGGTAGTACACCTAAAGGACCTAATGTAACGAAGAGGGTAAAGAGTTTAATAGGAAGTAATCAATTCTTAAAGGATTTGGAATTCGTAGGGTTTAAATGATCTTTTCCGCAATGAATATTTAACAATACTGACCGCAATCCTTTGCATGGAGGGCGGTCTATTTGCGTTTGTTCACTGCGGGGTCCCGGCACACCCAATTTTCATTGAATATTCAGTTTGGGTATTTATAATGCTTTTATGAATCAGAGCATGTGCTTGTATAGGACTTCGACTGTGAAAAGGAGGGTTTCCATGGTAAGGGCAATTCAAAAAAAATTATATCTCATCTTTGCATTCTTCATTGGACTGTTTATCGCTTCCTCCTTTTTTATCCGAGCGAAATATAATTATTTCGTATATGGGGACACGCCAGTTTTGGAAAAGCAACAGCTGGGCCTTTTTATTCTAGGGATTGTGGTGGTGCTGGCGTTAAGCGTTATTTTGTATAAAATATGCCTGAAGCTTAATCCGTACAGTTGGAAAATCGTCATTCCAGCCACATTGCTGTGTTCTTTTGCCATTCAGATCGTGATCATTTTTCTGTTTCCTCGCTTGCCGACGGATGATTCGCAGACGGTGCTTTCACTGGCACTCGATATGCTGTACAGGAATGATTATTCATCTTTTGACACGACGGGTTACTTGCATATGTTCCCGTTTAATTTCTCGATTGTTGTGTATTTAAAAACGTTACTACAGTTATTTCCGGATAATTATTTGGTGATCAAAATATTCAATATTCTATTTACACTCTTAACCTCGTTAATGATTTACCTGCTGTATAAAGAGCTCAATGAGAAGTCAAAGGATCGTGACTATGGCATTCTCGTGTTTGCTGCAACCTATATTCCTTCTTTGTTTATGAGTAATTTAATCTATAACGATGTGATTGCTACAGCCTTTCTAACAAGTGCTTTATATTTCGCTGTGAGATTTATAAAAAGAAAGTCCATAAAGGATATCCTCTTCGCAGCCATCCTTCTGGCAGTCGGCAACTATTTCCGAAGTATCGGTGTTATTGTTCTGATTGCTGTGGTGGTCAGTCTTTTGTTCAACATGCGTGCGATCGGGGTGAAAAAAGCTCTAGGCGCTTTGTTTATCACGATTTTATTGTTCAATACTCCGAGCTGGACGCAAAATGCTGTGCTGCAGGCGACGAGTGTTGTAGATGAACCGATTACTACAAATTCCGCACCTATCTATATGTGGCTAAATATGGGGGTCAATCTGGAGACGTTTGGGTTCTGGGATAACTGGCAGAGCTATACGATCTATCAGCAGGAGGCAAATTATAATAAGGCAGAAAGTACGGAGCTATTTAAAGAGGAAATCAGTAATAAACTCTCCGAGGCGAGCCTAAGCGACTTAGTGAAAATGTATTATAAAAAGATCGTTTGGACCTGGACGGAAGGCACATACCAGATGGAACGATATGGGCTGGGAAATGACGGATCATCCAGTAACGGCGGAAGAATGGGCTCTATCATGGACCGTTATAGCTACACTAACGCTGCAACAGATTTGTTTAAGGCGGACTCAAGTTACAGAAGCGGGCTGCTGTGGTTACTGTATGTTCTAAATTTCCTGATGTATGTTTGTATACTCATTCGTTTAATCGGTGGAATAAGAGCGAAAAGATATGAGGAGTCCTCTTTGATTCTTGTGGTGCTAGGCTTTATCGGATTCTATCTACTATGGGAGATTAAGTCTCGGTATATCTACCCGGTGTATCCGCTGCTGATCGTGTTATCCTATATGGGCTTTAAAGATGTATATGATTATATGTTAAAAAGATATTTTTCACGTTGACCATTTTTGCTCGGAAAGAGGGGGTTCAAAGATGCGGATTAAGCGATATCTCGCTTTGCTCATAGCAGTGCTAAGTTGTTCCATGGTGCTCGTCTCTTGCGATGCCATCAGCGCGCAGAAGATATCAAGTACAGATTCTGGTTCGAGGGCGAACGGGGGACAGGGCTTTAACGGTGGTCGGGGTAAAGATGGAGGTGTCTCTCCCGGCATGAATGGCGGGACAAGAAGAAATGGCAGCCAGGGTACGGATGGTGGCAGCGGGCAAAGCGGGCGGCAGTGAAAAATTTCATGAACTTGCCCCAAGCCTACGAAGATTAAGTGTGATAGGATAAAGTTACGTATAAATTCCCCGCAGGGGTAAGAAAAGAGAAAAGGGAGCATCATGAGAATCATTATATCGCCTGCCAAGAAGATGAAGATGGATACGGATTTTATGGATTGCCGCCAGATGCCGCAATTCATAAGCGAGTCACAGACTCTTCTGGCCTTATTACAAAAGTTGAATTATGAAGAAGCCAAATCGCTATGGAAATGCAATGATGCCATCGCCACGTTAAATGTAGAGCGGATTCGGGAGATGGATGTAACACGGAATCTTACACCGGCTATCTTTTCTTATGAGGGTATCCAGTATCAGTACATGGCACCTGGGGTACTTCAAATGGAGGAGCTGGAATATCTTCAGCAGCATTTACGGATATTGTCCGGGTTCTATGGAATCGTCCGGCCGTTTGACGGCGTTGTTCCGTACAGGCTGGAGATGCAGGCTAAGCTTAGCGGACCAGGTTTCAAATCTATCTACGAGTTCTGGAACAGGAAGCTGGCAGATCAGCTATTTTCGGAAACTGACATCATTCTGAATCTGGCCTCCAAGGAATACAACAAGTGCATCTCCCCGTATGTTGGCGGAAACGTTCGAATGATTAGTTGTGTATTTGGGCAGGAAATCGGCGGTAAGATCGTTGAGAGAGCGACTCTAGTCAAGATGGCCAGAGGTGAGATGGTACGCTTCATGGCTGAGCGGCAAATCACCTGTGTGGAGGATATCAAAGGCTTCGACGGGTTTGATTTCAGCTAT
This Paenibacillus sp. FSL R5-0345 DNA region includes the following protein-coding sequences:
- a CDS encoding VOC family protein codes for the protein MEIGAITFIVKDMEKMVTFYRDVMNMALEWDGGVFTGVQLKSGVFFNLCQRDVLSISGLGYPNGLNGTMEVSFGVPSPEEVDKEFDRLVTAGATPIKEPISQPYGLREAVVADPEGNLLEIVAGIPEN
- a CDS encoding aminoglycoside phosphotransferase family protein: MRTPITNVNWLEHQEIIMHDLLIQEATLTTYPMDDGFEAEVLKISSGQESFVLKTWSKSSKPDVQFQYRLLEVLSERGVAVSKPVGWGINPDGDKVLLTSFDGTPILKVNDKTMKKLASILARIHQIDIAELEHIQLPKYDFVDYFFPEVSEHADLKQALISLVKKTPMKQDHIIHGDFHLGNIVEEQERFTVIDWTNGQLGDPRYDFAWSFILLKIHLSERYARVFRSAYLLENDMEQEELEVFEAWACLRWILLNRRGSTPKGPNVTKRVKSLIGSNQFLKDLEFVGFK
- a CDS encoding glycosyltransferase family 39 protein — encoded protein: MVRAIQKKLYLIFAFFIGLFIASSFFIRAKYNYFVYGDTPVLEKQQLGLFILGIVVVLALSVILYKICLKLNPYSWKIVIPATLLCSFAIQIVIIFLFPRLPTDDSQTVLSLALDMLYRNDYSSFDTTGYLHMFPFNFSIVVYLKTLLQLFPDNYLVIKIFNILFTLLTSLMIYLLYKELNEKSKDRDYGILVFAATYIPSLFMSNLIYNDVIATAFLTSALYFAVRFIKRKSIKDILFAAILLAVGNYFRSIGVIVLIAVVVSLLFNMRAIGVKKALGALFITILLFNTPSWTQNAVLQATSVVDEPITTNSAPIYMWLNMGVNLETFGFWDNWQSYTIYQQEANYNKAESTELFKEEISNKLSEASLSDLVKMYYKKIVWTWTEGTYQMERYGLGNDGSSSNGGRMGSIMDRYSYTNAATDLFKADSSYRSGLLWLLYVLNFLMYVCILIRLIGGIRAKRYEESSLILVVLGFIGFYLLWEIKSRYIYPVYPLLIVLSYMGFKDVYDYMLKRYFSR
- the yaaA gene encoding peroxide stress protein YaaA, producing MRIIISPAKKMKMDTDFMDCRQMPQFISESQTLLALLQKLNYEEAKSLWKCNDAIATLNVERIREMDVTRNLTPAIFSYEGIQYQYMAPGVLQMEELEYLQQHLRILSGFYGIVRPFDGVVPYRLEMQAKLSGPGFKSIYEFWNRKLADQLFSETDIILNLASKEYNKCISPYVGGNVRMISCVFGQEIGGKIVERATLVKMARGEMVRFMAERQITCVEDIKGFDGFDFSYADELSDETTYVFIQKKNEESK